In Candidatus Bathyarchaeota archaeon, a genomic segment contains:
- a CDS encoding zinc ribbon domain-containing protein: MVKKCPACGFDNRDDANFCANCGVSLAAPPTVKPVPAVRVVSPVAPPAPIRVPPPGMCYYHPNLPAAYICARCGRAICKDCAKIYNGLVLCPQCYSLVAVPEYVPPPAVPAPPPPPTYAPPPPPTYPPARALWGFIISLIAGILIIINAAALLSAGFYATLVGIFPWISWFGAPPPWLLVVIGLILGIIACIGALLMILGYGTIGSVVVFPAAIISLVLGGGFVAGFVLGIVGGIMGMLGR, encoded by the coding sequence TTGGTTAAGAAATGTCCTGCATGTGGATTTGACAATAGAGATGATGCCAATTTCTGCGCTAATTGTGGGGTTTCTTTAGCAGCTCCACCCACAGTCAAACCGGTTCCTGCAGTAAGAGTTGTTTCTCCAGTTGCTCCTCCAGCTCCAATTCGAGTTCCACCACCAGGAATGTGCTATTACCATCCTAATTTACCAGCTGCTTATATTTGCGCTAGATGCGGAAGAGCAATATGCAAGGATTGCGCTAAAATTTACAATGGTTTAGTGCTTTGTCCTCAATGCTATTCGCTTGTAGCTGTACCTGAATATGTTCCTCCACCAGCTGTGCCAGCTCCTCCGCCACCACCAACTTATGCTCCGCCACCACCACCAACTTATCCACCTGCTAGAGCTTTATGGGGTTTTATAATATCTCTTATTGCAGGTATATTAATCATAATTAATGCTGCGGCTTTGCTTTCAGCAGGTTTCTACGCTACTTTAGTTGGAATATTCCCGTGGATAAGTTGGTTTGGTGCGCCTCCGCCATGGCTTTTAGTTGTTATAGGATTAATTTTAGGTATAATAGCATGTATAGGCGCATTATTAATGATACTTGGTTATGGAACAATAGGAAGCGTAGTAGTATTCCCAGCAGCTATAATCTCATTAGTGCTTGGTGGAGGATTCGTAGCAGGTTTCGTGTTAGGCATAGTTGGCGGAATCATGGGAATGCTTGGCAGATAA